From Streptomyces sp. HUAS MG91, the proteins below share one genomic window:
- a CDS encoding MFS transporter, translated as MTSTTAENTGGSTQQPAPAGGHPQRWIILGVICLAQLTVLLDNTVLNVAIPSLTRELHASTSDIQWVISAYSLVQSGLLLTAGSTADRYGRKKMLAAGLVLFGVGSLVAGLADSTAQLIAARAGMGVGGALLMTTTLAVVVQIFDDTERVKAIGLWATVNSLGFAVGPLLGGVMLDHFWWGAIFLINIPVAVIGLIAVLTLVPESKNPQGDRPDLLGALLSTIGMTGVVYAIINGPDQGWTSGTTLASAAVGVVFMAAFVGWELRIPYPMLDMHFFRNQKFTGAVAGAILVAFGMGGSLFLLTQHLQFVLGYGPLEAGLRTAPLALTIVALNLTGVGAKFLAKVGTPVTIAAGMTCLAAGLAAIAVLGGDSYGGMLVGLVVMGVGIAFAMPAMANAIMSAIPPAKAGVGAGVNGTLAEFGNGLGVAVLGAVLNARFAALVAVSAASLPAALAAADSAGEKARIADAFSSGLETSQLVGAVAVLVGGLLAAALLRRAERAESAGATAPGAFPTGPEQS; from the coding sequence ATGACGTCGACGACCGCCGAGAACACCGGCGGCAGCACCCAGCAGCCCGCCCCGGCCGGAGGCCACCCGCAGCGCTGGATCATCCTCGGTGTCATCTGCCTCGCCCAGCTGACCGTGCTGCTCGACAACACCGTCCTGAACGTCGCGATCCCCTCCCTGACCCGGGAGCTGCACGCGTCGACGTCCGACATCCAGTGGGTGATCAGCGCCTACTCGCTCGTCCAGTCCGGGCTGCTGCTCACCGCGGGCTCCACCGCCGACCGCTACGGCCGCAAGAAGATGCTCGCGGCCGGGCTCGTGCTGTTCGGCGTCGGTTCGCTGGTCGCCGGACTCGCCGACTCCACCGCGCAGTTGATCGCCGCGCGGGCCGGCATGGGCGTCGGCGGCGCGCTGCTGATGACCACGACCCTCGCGGTCGTCGTGCAGATCTTCGACGACACCGAGCGGGTGAAGGCGATCGGACTGTGGGCCACCGTCAACTCGCTGGGCTTCGCCGTCGGACCGCTGCTCGGCGGCGTGATGCTGGACCACTTCTGGTGGGGCGCGATCTTCCTGATCAACATCCCGGTCGCGGTCATCGGCCTGATCGCCGTCCTCACGCTCGTACCGGAGTCGAAGAACCCGCAGGGCGACCGGCCCGACCTGCTCGGCGCGCTGCTCTCCACGATCGGCATGACCGGGGTGGTCTACGCGATCATCAACGGCCCCGACCAGGGCTGGACCTCCGGCACCACGCTCGCCTCGGCAGCGGTCGGCGTCGTCTTCATGGCCGCGTTCGTCGGCTGGGAGCTGCGCATCCCGTACCCGATGCTGGACATGCACTTCTTCCGCAACCAGAAGTTCACCGGGGCGGTCGCCGGGGCGATCCTCGTCGCGTTCGGCATGGGCGGCTCGCTGTTCCTGCTCACCCAGCACCTCCAGTTCGTGCTCGGGTACGGGCCGCTGGAGGCCGGGCTGCGCACGGCGCCGCTGGCGTTGACCATCGTCGCCCTGAACCTCACCGGCGTCGGCGCGAAGTTCCTCGCCAAGGTGGGCACCCCGGTCACCATCGCGGCCGGCATGACCTGCCTGGCGGCGGGGCTCGCGGCGATCGCCGTGCTCGGCGGGGACTCCTACGGCGGCATGCTCGTCGGCCTGGTCGTCATGGGTGTCGGCATCGCCTTCGCCATGCCCGCCATGGCCAACGCCATCATGAGCGCCATCCCGCCGGCGAAGGCGGGCGTCGGCGCGGGCGTGAACGGCACCCTCGCCGAGTTCGGCAACGGGCTCGGTGTCGCCGTCCTCGGCGCGGTCCTCAACGCCCGGTTCGCGGCGCTGGTCGCCGTCTCCGCCGCCTCGCTCCCGGCGGCCCTCGCCGCCGCCGACTCCGCCGGGGAGAAGGCCCGTATCGCGGACGCCTTCTCCTCGGGCCTGGAGACCAGCCAGCTGGTCGGCGCCGTCGCCGTCCTCGTCGGCGGACTCCTCGCCGCGGCGTTGTTGCGGCGCGCGGAGCGGGCAGAGTCAGCAGGGGCGACGGCTCCGGGCGCTTTCCCAACGGGTCCTGAACAGTCCTAG
- a CDS encoding amidohydrolase family protein, with translation MSSPEAELVAGFLARHGLPGLVDVHTHFMPERVLRKVWAYFDSAGPLVGSEWPITYREEEDRRVERMREFGVVAFTSMLYPHKAGMAEWLNGWAEDFARRTDGCLRTATFFPEPGVAEYVRRAVEGGTRVFKAHVQVGAYDPTDPLLDPVWGLLAEAGVPVVTHCGSGPAPGRHTGPGPMARVLERHPRLPLVVAHMGMPEYAEFLDLAERYPEVRLDTTMAFTDFVERQAPFPERELGRLTALGDRVLLGSDFPNIPYPYVHQLEAIERLGLGSEWVRAVCYSNGAELFLARDAGRASRR, from the coding sequence GTGAGTAGCCCCGAGGCGGAGCTCGTCGCCGGGTTCCTCGCGCGGCACGGGCTGCCCGGACTCGTCGACGTGCACACGCACTTCATGCCCGAGCGCGTGCTGCGCAAGGTGTGGGCGTACTTCGACTCGGCCGGGCCGCTGGTCGGGAGCGAGTGGCCGATCACGTACCGGGAGGAGGAGGACCGGCGGGTCGAGCGGATGCGGGAGTTCGGGGTCGTCGCCTTCACGTCGATGCTGTATCCGCACAAGGCCGGGATGGCCGAGTGGCTGAACGGGTGGGCGGAGGACTTCGCCCGGCGCACCGACGGCTGCCTGCGGACCGCGACCTTCTTCCCCGAGCCGGGGGTGGCGGAGTACGTGCGGCGGGCGGTCGAGGGCGGGACGCGGGTCTTCAAGGCGCACGTCCAGGTCGGGGCGTACGACCCCACCGATCCGCTGCTCGACCCCGTGTGGGGGCTGCTGGCCGAGGCCGGGGTGCCCGTCGTCACGCACTGCGGGTCGGGGCCCGCGCCCGGCAGGCACACCGGGCCCGGACCGATGGCGCGCGTGCTCGAACGCCATCCGCGGCTGCCGCTGGTCGTCGCGCACATGGGGATGCCGGAGTACGCGGAGTTCCTGGACCTGGCCGAGCGGTACCCGGAGGTGCGGCTCGACACGACGATGGCGTTCACGGACTTCGTCGAGCGGCAGGCGCCTTTCCCCGAGCGGGAGTTGGGGCGGCTGACCGCGCTCGGGGACCGGGTGCTGCTCGGCAGCGACTTCCCCAACATCCCGTACCCGTACGTGCATCAGCTGGAGGCGATCGAGCGGCTCGGGCTCGGCTCGGAGTGGGTGCGGGCCGTCTGCTATTCCAACGGCGCCGAGCTGTTCCTCGCCCGGGACGCCGGGCGGGCCTCGCGCCGGTGA
- a CDS encoding response regulator transcription factor, producing the protein MTATSPQGRTELLRPDGSPVRVLVVDDEQSITELLSMALRYEGWQLRTAGDGAGAVQTAREFRPDAVVLDMMLPDMDGLSVLGRLRRELPDVPVLFLTAKDAVEDRIAGLTAGGDDYVTKPFSLEEVVARLRGLIRRTGAADRRSESVLVVGDLMLDEDSHEVSRGGANIHLTATEFELLRFLMRNPRRVLSKAQILDRVWSYDFGGQANVVELYISYLRRKIDAGREPMIHTRRGAGYLIKPGATTVS; encoded by the coding sequence ATGACCGCGACCTCGCCCCAGGGGCGTACCGAACTGCTGAGGCCGGACGGGAGCCCCGTCCGGGTGCTTGTCGTGGACGACGAGCAGTCGATCACCGAGCTGTTGTCCATGGCGCTCCGCTACGAGGGGTGGCAGCTCCGTACCGCGGGCGACGGTGCCGGAGCCGTGCAGACCGCACGGGAGTTCCGGCCCGACGCCGTGGTGCTCGACATGATGCTGCCGGACATGGACGGACTGAGCGTGCTCGGCCGGCTCCGCCGTGAGCTGCCGGACGTGCCGGTCCTCTTCCTGACCGCCAAGGACGCCGTCGAGGACCGGATTGCCGGACTGACGGCGGGCGGCGACGACTACGTCACCAAGCCGTTCAGCCTGGAGGAGGTCGTGGCGCGGCTGCGCGGACTGATCCGGCGCACCGGCGCCGCCGACCGGCGCAGCGAGTCGGTGCTGGTGGTCGGCGACCTGATGCTCGACGAGGACAGCCACGAGGTGTCGCGCGGCGGCGCCAACATCCATCTGACGGCCACCGAGTTCGAGCTGCTGCGCTTCCTCATGCGCAACCCGCGGCGCGTGCTCAGCAAGGCGCAGATACTGGACCGGGTCTGGAGCTACGACTTCGGCGGCCAGGCCAACGTCGTCGAGCTGTACATCTCCTACCTGCGGCGGAAGATCGACGCCGGACGCGAGCCGATGATCCACACGCGCCGGGGTGCCGGATATCTGATCAAGCCCGGCGCCACGACGGTGTCGTGA
- a CDS encoding bifunctional glycosyltransferase family 2/GtrA family protein — protein sequence MRTDSSPGIGPTAAHLGALPAREHLPVGSGLGDVPVLDVVIPVYNEETDLGECVRRLHAHLVRTFPYRFRVTIADNASTDSTPQVARRLTAELPGVGYSRLEQKGRGRALATVWSASDAPVLAYMDVDLSTDLNALLPLVAPLISGHSDLAIGSRLSRSSRVVRGPKREFVSRAYNLILRGSLQARFSDAQCGFKAIRRDVAQVLLPLVEDTGWFFDTEMLVLAERAGLRIHEVPVDWVDDPDSTVHIVRPATDDLKGVWRIGKALTSGSLPLDRLARPFGDDPRDRRLPGVPKGLARQLVGFCVVGALSTLFYLLLYSGFRTFSGSQVANALALLVSAFANTAANRRLTFGVRGRDKAVRHQAQGLVVFGIGLALTSGSLAALNAASVDPAHATELAVLIAANLAATVLRFLLFRAWVFPAETPRP from the coding sequence ATGCGAACCGACTCTTCTCCGGGCATCGGCCCCACCGCCGCGCACCTCGGCGCGCTGCCTGCGCGGGAGCACCTGCCCGTGGGCAGCGGCCTCGGCGACGTGCCCGTGCTGGACGTCGTCATCCCCGTCTACAACGAGGAGACGGACCTGGGCGAGTGCGTGCGCCGGCTCCACGCCCATCTGGTCCGCACCTTCCCCTACCGCTTCCGCGTCACGATCGCGGACAACGCCTCCACCGACTCCACCCCGCAGGTGGCGCGGCGGCTCACCGCCGAGCTGCCCGGCGTCGGCTACTCCCGTCTCGAACAGAAGGGCCGCGGGCGCGCCCTGGCCACCGTGTGGTCGGCGTCCGACGCGCCGGTCCTCGCCTACATGGACGTGGACCTGTCCACCGACCTGAACGCGCTGCTCCCGCTGGTCGCCCCGCTCATCTCCGGCCACTCGGACCTGGCGATCGGCTCCCGGCTCTCCCGCTCCTCGCGGGTGGTGCGCGGCCCGAAGCGGGAGTTCGTCTCGCGGGCCTACAACCTGATCCTGCGGGGCTCGCTCCAGGCGCGCTTCTCCGACGCGCAGTGCGGATTCAAGGCGATCCGGCGCGATGTCGCCCAGGTGCTGCTGCCGCTGGTCGAGGACACCGGCTGGTTCTTCGACACCGAGATGCTCGTGCTCGCCGAGCGGGCCGGGCTGCGGATCCACGAGGTGCCCGTCGACTGGGTCGACGACCCGGACTCGACCGTGCACATCGTGCGGCCGGCGACCGACGACCTGAAGGGCGTGTGGCGGATCGGCAAGGCGCTCACCAGCGGCTCCCTGCCGCTGGACCGGCTCGCGCGCCCGTTCGGCGACGATCCGCGCGACCGCCGGCTCCCGGGGGTGCCGAAGGGGCTCGCGCGACAGCTCGTCGGGTTCTGTGTCGTCGGCGCGCTGTCGACGCTGTTCTATCTGCTGCTGTACTCCGGCTTCCGTACGTTCTCGGGGTCGCAGGTCGCCAACGCGCTGGCCCTGCTGGTGTCGGCCTTCGCCAACACCGCCGCCAACCGGCGTCTCACCTTCGGGGTGCGCGGCCGGGACAAGGCCGTCCGCCACCAGGCCCAGGGACTCGTCGTCTTCGGCATCGGCCTCGCGCTGACCAGCGGTTCGCTGGCCGCCCTGAACGCCGCGTCCGTCGACCCGGCGCACGCGACCGAGCTGGCCGTGCTCATCGCGGCCAACCTCGCCGCGACCGTGCTGCGCTTCCTGCTCTTCCGTGCCTGGGTGTTCCCCGCCGAGACCCCGCGCCCCTGA
- a CDS encoding VOC family protein, protein MAIQRMDNVGIVVEDMDAAIAYFVELGMELEGRAEVKGPVADRCTGLDGVHCDIAMLRTPDGHSRLELSKYRTPPATAPDPRERSHNVLGTHRVMFAVDDLEATVDRLRPHGAEVLGDIARFETSYLLAYVRGPEGIIVGLAQQLD, encoded by the coding sequence ATGGCCATTCAGCGGATGGACAACGTCGGCATCGTCGTCGAGGACATGGACGCCGCCATCGCGTACTTCGTGGAACTCGGCATGGAGCTGGAGGGCAGGGCGGAGGTCAAGGGCCCCGTCGCCGACCGGTGCACCGGGCTCGACGGCGTCCACTGCGACATCGCGATGCTCCGCACCCCGGACGGCCACAGCCGTCTCGAACTCTCGAAGTACCGCACGCCCCCGGCGACCGCCCCCGACCCGCGCGAGCGCTCCCACAACGTCCTGGGCACCCACCGCGTCATGTTCGCCGTCGACGACCTGGAAGCCACGGTCGACCGCCTGCGCCCGCACGGCGCCGAAGTCCTCGGCGACATCGCCCGCTTCGAGACCAGCTACCTGCTCGCCTACGTCCGCGGCCCGGAGGGCATCATCGTCGGCCTGGCCCAGCAGCTGGACTGA
- a CDS encoding HAMP domain-containing sensor histidine kinase, translated as MRRWRTRPQTLRTRLVVSAIALIAVVAAVIGTVTTVAVSSSLYQRLDSDLKAIAKRAEGQPGDLDRKPQLQPPGSPSVDQKLRFVVGGGSPKDTVGAVVAGGQVTKSVRGKGGWDTASLTPGQKSELASVPDDRDVHSVDLTDLGTYRVTTVHSEDGDTIVVGIPAAQVQDTVQTLIIVELSVTFAGLVAAGIAGAVMVGVNLRPLRRVAATATRVSELPLHTGEVTLYERVPDAEADPRTEVGQVGAAFNRMLDHIHGALHARQQSETRVRQFVADASHELRTPLASIRGYAELTRRGREEVGPDTRHALTRIESEAHRMSGLVEDLLLLARLDAGRPLSYEPTDVSPLVIDVLSDARAAGQDHKWRLELPDEPALVLADSARLQQVLVNLLANARTHTPPGTTVTARVHRHGPWVCLDVRDDGPGIPAELLPHVFERFARGDSSRSRRAGSTGLGLAIVQAVAAAHGGAVTVDSVSGRTVFTVHLPACAEPVGALPMGADATVPGHALPDSQAAQRATTQR; from the coding sequence GTGAGGCGTTGGCGGACGCGGCCGCAGACGCTGCGGACCCGGCTGGTGGTGTCGGCGATCGCGCTGATCGCGGTCGTCGCCGCCGTGATCGGGACCGTGACCACGGTGGCGGTGAGCAGTTCGCTGTACCAGCGGCTCGACTCCGATCTGAAGGCGATCGCCAAGCGGGCCGAGGGGCAGCCCGGCGATCTGGACCGCAAACCGCAGCTCCAGCCGCCCGGCAGCCCGAGCGTCGACCAGAAGCTGCGCTTCGTGGTCGGCGGCGGCTCACCGAAGGACACGGTCGGCGCCGTCGTCGCCGGCGGCCAGGTCACCAAGTCCGTGCGCGGCAAAGGCGGCTGGGACACCGCGTCCCTCACCCCCGGGCAGAAGAGCGAGCTGGCGTCCGTGCCCGACGACCGTGACGTCCACAGCGTCGATCTGACGGACCTCGGTACCTACCGTGTGACGACGGTGCACAGCGAGGACGGCGACACCATCGTCGTCGGCATACCGGCCGCCCAGGTCCAGGACACCGTCCAGACCCTGATCATCGTCGAGCTGTCGGTGACGTTCGCCGGGCTCGTCGCCGCGGGCATCGCGGGCGCCGTCATGGTCGGCGTCAACCTCCGCCCCCTGCGCCGGGTCGCCGCCACGGCCACCCGGGTCTCCGAACTCCCCCTGCACACCGGCGAGGTGACCCTGTACGAGCGGGTGCCCGACGCCGAGGCCGACCCCAGGACCGAGGTCGGCCAGGTCGGCGCCGCGTTCAACCGCATGCTCGACCACATCCACGGCGCGCTGCACGCCCGCCAGCAGAGCGAGACGCGGGTACGGCAGTTCGTCGCGGACGCCAGCCACGAACTGCGCACGCCCCTCGCCTCCATCCGCGGATACGCCGAACTGACCCGGCGCGGCCGAGAGGAGGTCGGCCCCGACACCCGGCACGCGCTCACCCGCATCGAGTCGGAGGCGCACCGCATGTCCGGCCTGGTCGAGGATCTGCTGCTGCTCGCGCGGCTCGACGCCGGGCGGCCGCTCTCGTACGAGCCGACCGATGTGTCGCCGCTGGTCATCGACGTGCTGAGCGATGCCCGCGCGGCCGGGCAGGACCACAAGTGGCGCCTGGAACTGCCCGACGAGCCCGCCCTGGTGCTCGCCGACTCCGCGCGCCTGCAACAGGTCCTGGTCAATCTGCTCGCCAACGCGCGCACCCACACCCCGCCCGGCACCACGGTCACCGCGCGCGTGCACCGGCACGGGCCCTGGGTCTGTCTCGACGTGCGGGACGACGGTCCCGGCATCCCCGCGGAGCTGCTGCCGCACGTGTTCGAACGGTTCGCCCGGGGCGACTCCTCCCGGTCGCGCAGGGCCGGATCCACCGGGCTAGGGCTCGCCATCGTGCAGGCGGTCGCGGCCGCCCACGGAGGGGCCGTGACCGTGGACAGCGTGTCCGGCAGGACCGTGTTCACCGTGCACCTGCCGGCCTGCGCCGAGCCGGTCGGCGCCCTGCCCATGGGCGCCGACGCGACGGTGCCCGGCCACGCGCTGCCGGACTCACAGGCAGCCCAAAGGGCCACCACACAGCGCTGA
- a CDS encoding antibiotic biosynthesis monooxygenase, translated as MSDHVEAPGAPLPAFELPYYVVVFSSVRAAGDQGYGETSDRLDALVREVPGYLGHESARTPGGLGITVGYFRDGAAIEEWRSVAAHRDAQRQGRTEWYESYTLHVAKVERSHGFVRE; from the coding sequence ATGAGTGATCATGTCGAGGCGCCCGGGGCGCCGTTGCCGGCCTTTGAACTGCCCTACTACGTCGTGGTGTTCAGCTCGGTGAGGGCCGCGGGGGACCAGGGATACGGGGAGACGTCCGACCGGCTGGACGCGCTGGTGCGGGAGGTGCCGGGGTATCTCGGGCACGAGTCCGCGCGGACGCCGGGCGGGCTCGGGATCACCGTCGGGTACTTCCGGGACGGTGCGGCCATCGAGGAATGGCGGTCCGTGGCCGCGCACCGGGACGCCCAGCGGCAGGGGCGGACCGAGTGGTACGAGAGCTACACCCTGCATGTCGCCAAGGTCGAGCGCAGCCACGGGTTCGTCCGTGAGTAG
- a CDS encoding endonuclease/exonuclease/phosphatase family protein — translation MPRRSRSASRLALSVAVLSLLGTAPAVAAAGQHGPPPVPLRIATYNIHAGAGADNVFDLDRQAAALRALHADVIGLQEVDVHWGARSQDLDVAGELARRLGMRVSFAPIYSLDPVTAGEPRREFGVAVLSRYPIRSAANHEITRLSTQDPNPVPAPAPGFGEVTLKVRGVPVQVFVTHLDYRADPSVRVAQVADTRRIMAAERGAVPGARQVLLGDFNATPDAPELAPLWTELRDAGPAGGVTFPADVPVKRIDYVAVGSGIDVRSVSVPDESVASDHRPVVAEVGVRR, via the coding sequence ATGCCGAGACGATCCCGCTCCGCTTCCCGACTCGCCCTCTCCGTAGCCGTGTTGAGCCTGCTCGGGACGGCTCCCGCCGTGGCCGCCGCAGGGCAGCACGGGCCACCGCCGGTCCCGCTGCGCATCGCCACGTACAACATCCACGCGGGCGCGGGCGCCGACAACGTCTTCGACCTCGACCGGCAGGCGGCCGCGCTGCGCGCCCTGCACGCCGATGTCATCGGCCTCCAGGAGGTCGATGTGCACTGGGGTGCGCGCAGCCAGGACCTGGACGTGGCGGGAGAGCTCGCGCGGCGGCTCGGGATGCGGGTGTCGTTCGCGCCGATCTACAGCCTGGACCCGGTGACCGCGGGGGAGCCGCGACGGGAGTTCGGGGTCGCCGTGCTGTCCCGGTATCCGATCCGTTCGGCCGCCAACCACGAGATCACCCGCCTGTCGACGCAGGACCCGAACCCGGTGCCGGCGCCCGCGCCCGGGTTCGGCGAGGTGACGCTGAAGGTGCGCGGGGTGCCGGTGCAGGTCTTCGTGACGCACCTCGACTACCGCGCGGATCCGTCCGTACGGGTCGCGCAGGTCGCGGACACCCGGCGGATCATGGCCGCCGAGCGCGGGGCGGTGCCCGGGGCGCGGCAGGTTCTGCTCGGCGACTTCAACGCGACGCCGGACGCGCCGGAGCTCGCGCCCCTGTGGACGGAGTTGCGGGACGCCGGGCCGGCGGGCGGGGTCACGTTCCCCGCCGATGTGCCGGTGAAGCGGATCGATTACGTGGCGGTGGGGAGCGGTATCGACGTGCGGTCGGTTTCTGTGCCGGACGAGTCCGTCGCGTCGGATCATCGGCCGGTGGTGGCCGAGGTGGGGGTGCGCAGGTAG
- a CDS encoding alpha/beta hydrolase: MSIIDVSPEVSLAYETFGDPADPPVLLVMGFGAQLIAWHEDFCRMLAERGRYVIRYDNRDCGLSTKFGDHPVDMGAFIAAVSAGDIPAALAMVPYRLTDMADDGLGLLTALGIERAHVVGASMGGMIAQTMALSCPERVLTLTSMMSSTGESEYGRPSPEAQAVLFTPKPADRDACIAAAERELVWASRRYGDATALRELAAAGYDRAYYPAGIGRQLGAMILSGSRADALRELRVPTLVIHGLDDTLIDPSGGRRTAELIPGADLLLLPDMGHDRPRELWPTLVDAVLTHTA, encoded by the coding sequence ATGTCGATCATTGACGTGTCCCCCGAAGTGTCCCTCGCGTACGAGACGTTCGGTGACCCAGCCGACCCACCCGTCCTGCTCGTGATGGGCTTCGGGGCCCAGCTGATCGCCTGGCACGAGGACTTCTGCCGGATGCTGGCGGAGCGCGGCCGCTACGTGATCCGGTACGACAACCGCGACTGCGGCCTGTCCACGAAGTTCGGGGATCACCCCGTCGACATGGGCGCGTTCATCGCCGCCGTGAGCGCGGGAGACATCCCCGCCGCTCTCGCGATGGTCCCCTACCGGCTCACGGACATGGCCGACGACGGCCTGGGCCTGCTCACCGCCCTCGGGATCGAACGCGCCCACGTGGTCGGCGCCTCGATGGGCGGAATGATCGCCCAGACGATGGCCCTGTCCTGCCCGGAGCGGGTGCTGACCCTGACGTCGATGATGTCCTCGACCGGCGAGAGCGAGTACGGCCGCCCGAGCCCGGAGGCCCAGGCCGTGCTGTTCACCCCGAAGCCCGCGGACCGCGACGCCTGCATCGCGGCGGCGGAGAGGGAACTGGTGTGGGCCTCCCGGCGGTACGGCGACGCCACGGCCCTGCGCGAACTGGCCGCCGCCGGCTACGACCGCGCCTACTACCCGGCGGGCATCGGCCGCCAGCTCGGCGCGATGATCCTCAGCGGCTCCCGCGCGGACGCCCTGCGCGAGCTGCGGGTGCCGACGCTGGTGATCCACGGCCTGGACGACACCCTGATCGACCCCAGCGGCGGAAGACGCACCGCGGAGCTGATCCCCGGCGCCGACCTCCTCCTGCTCCCCGACATGGGCCACGACCGCCCCCGCGAACTCTGGCCCACCCTGGTCGACGCCGTACTGACCCACACCGCCTGA
- a CDS encoding DUF2797 domain-containing protein, translating into MGWTGDAGSERESAVRFGEGVAFRVAGPRRCLGVWRGGRRSVCPGWAAVPVRGTRAQCAECAGIDRAQSVAADTIADDPRPYHVYLAWFGDGLVKVGITGVGRGSARLLEQGAVAYTWLGQGPLMAARRAEELLRVALGVPDRIPYGTKRIVRAGAESGRARAELGRAHGIAVGLDGWPESLARLPCAVVGHEEAFGLAAVDRVDAVVGGVGEGAVVAGRVVAAAGPDLHLVEAGGRRLVVDTRVLAGWPLAAAGDGAAGTGIEVREVPAVQGGLF; encoded by the coding sequence ATGGGGTGGACGGGGGACGCGGGGAGCGAGCGGGAGAGCGCCGTGCGGTTCGGGGAGGGCGTGGCGTTCCGGGTCGCGGGGCCGCGACGGTGTCTGGGTGTGTGGCGCGGCGGGCGGCGCAGCGTGTGTCCGGGGTGGGCCGCGGTGCCGGTGCGGGGGACGCGGGCGCAGTGCGCGGAGTGCGCGGGGATCGACCGGGCGCAGTCCGTGGCCGCCGACACGATCGCGGACGACCCGCGGCCGTACCACGTGTATCTGGCGTGGTTCGGGGACGGGCTGGTGAAGGTCGGGATCACGGGGGTGGGCAGAGGGAGCGCGCGCCTCCTCGAGCAGGGAGCCGTCGCGTACACGTGGCTGGGGCAGGGGCCGCTCATGGCGGCGCGGCGGGCCGAGGAGTTGCTGCGGGTGGCCCTCGGGGTGCCGGACCGGATTCCGTACGGGACCAAGCGGATCGTCCGGGCCGGGGCGGAGTCCGGGCGGGCGCGGGCCGAGCTGGGGCGGGCGCACGGGATCGCGGTGGGGCTCGACGGGTGGCCCGAGTCGCTGGCGCGGCTGCCGTGCGCGGTCGTCGGGCACGAGGAGGCGTTCGGGCTCGCCGCGGTGGACAGGGTCGACGCCGTGGTCGGCGGAGTCGGGGAGGGGGCCGTGGTGGCGGGGCGCGTGGTGGCCGCCGCCGGACCCGATCTGCATCTCGTCGAGGCCGGCGGGCGGCGGCTCGTGGTGGATACGCGGGTGCTGGCCGGGTGGCCCCTGGCGGCGGCCGGTGACGGGGCGGCCGGGACGGGGATCGAGGTGCGGGAGGTGCCCGCCGTGCAGGGCGGGCTCTTCTGA
- a CDS encoding SSI family serine proteinase inhibitor, giving the protein MLLRRLSRCVLVTSAATVAALTALPAAAHADTGPWHVAPPPFSSPDGTGRDELTITVADAGNGLDGTSELRCDPAGGTHRDPGAACATLDRITADGTDPFAPVPAGAQCTMLYSGPATAHITGTWHGRPVDASYKLSNGCETARWHRLEPVLPATAP; this is encoded by the coding sequence ATGTTGCTGCGCCGTCTCTCCCGTTGCGTCCTGGTCACGTCCGCCGCCACCGTCGCCGCCCTCACGGCCCTGCCCGCGGCCGCGCACGCCGACACCGGGCCGTGGCACGTCGCGCCGCCCCCCTTCAGCTCCCCGGACGGGACCGGTCGCGACGAGCTGACCATCACCGTCGCCGACGCGGGCAACGGCCTCGACGGCACGTCGGAGCTGCGCTGCGACCCGGCCGGCGGCACCCACCGCGACCCGGGCGCGGCCTGCGCGACGCTCGACCGGATCACGGCGGACGGCACCGATCCGTTCGCGCCGGTACCGGCCGGGGCGCAGTGCACGATGCTCTACAGCGGCCCCGCCACCGCGCACATCACCGGCACCTGGCACGGGCGGCCCGTCGACGCCTCGTACAAGCTGAGCAACGGCTGCGAGACCGCGCGCTGGCACCGCCTGGAGCCCGTGCTGCCCGCTACCGCGCCGTGA